In Thermoproteota archaeon, one DNA window encodes the following:
- the pckA gene encoding phosphoenolpyruvate carboxykinase (ATP), whose amino-acid sequence MNQIQSFGISPSKVHRNLSVEQLIDTAVKKNEGIVTASGSLSVKTGKYTGRSPDDRFIVYDDVTHDTVDWGKINHQFPVGKFDKIFEKMKKFVEGKELYVFDGFVGADKENRLAIRVINDHAWQNLFARQLFIRPSSAELSEHKPDFTVMCINEFEALPEVDGTNSNVFILIDLTKKIVLIGGTSYAGEMKKSMFSVMNFLLPSKGVFPMHCSANIGKSGDTALFFGLSGTGKTTLSADPDRMLIGDDEHGWSDKGAFNFEGGCYAKCINLSQEAEPQIWNAIKSGVVLENVVINKETLKPDFDDNSLTENTRAAYPLDYIPGAVIPSVGTHPKVIVFLTADALGVLPPVSRLTKEGAMYHFMSGYTSKLAGTERGIKEPKAVFSECFGAPFMPRPASVYAKMLGEKIKKHNTVVYLINTGWSGGPYGVGKRVKIKYSRAMVTAAINGSLDIVKYRHDDFFNLDVPTECPDVPSEILDPKHTWEDKDSYDLSAKKLASMFVDNFKKFKNVSPEILNAGPKVSY is encoded by the coding sequence CCGGGCGTTCCCCAGACGATAGATTCATTGTTTATGATGATGTGACTCATGATACCGTAGACTGGGGAAAGATAAACCACCAATTTCCAGTAGGCAAATTTGATAAGATTTTTGAGAAGATGAAAAAATTCGTGGAAGGAAAGGAGCTATATGTCTTTGATGGATTTGTTGGCGCAGACAAAGAGAACAGATTGGCAATTAGAGTAATTAATGATCATGCATGGCAAAACCTCTTTGCAAGACAGCTCTTCATTAGGCCTTCATCGGCTGAGCTTTCAGAACACAAGCCGGACTTTACAGTAATGTGCATTAACGAATTTGAGGCATTGCCCGAAGTCGATGGAACAAACTCTAATGTTTTCATTCTAATTGATTTGACAAAAAAAATCGTACTCATCGGCGGAACAAGCTATGCAGGTGAGATGAAAAAATCAATGTTTTCAGTAATGAACTTTCTTTTGCCATCAAAGGGAGTTTTCCCAATGCACTGCTCTGCAAACATTGGCAAGAGCGGAGACACTGCACTCTTCTTTGGATTGTCTGGCACAGGAAAGACAACTCTGTCTGCAGATCCTGACAGAATGCTAATTGGTGATGATGAGCATGGTTGGTCAGACAAGGGTGCGTTTAACTTTGAAGGTGGATGCTATGCAAAGTGCATCAATCTAAGTCAAGAAGCAGAACCACAAATTTGGAATGCAATAAAGTCTGGTGTAGTTTTAGAAAATGTTGTAATTAACAAAGAGACACTAAAACCAGACTTTGATGATAACTCATTAACTGAAAATACACGAGCTGCATATCCACTTGATTACATTCCAGGTGCTGTGATTCCAAGTGTTGGAACACATCCAAAGGTAATTGTTTTTCTTACAGCAGATGCGCTAGGTGTCTTGCCTCCAGTATCTCGATTAACTAAGGAAGGTGCAATGTATCATTTCATGTCAGGATATACCAGCAAATTAGCAGGAACTGAGCGAGGAATCAAAGAACCAAAGGCAGTATTCTCTGAATGCTTTGGGGCACCGTTTATGCCAAGACCAGCTTCTGTATATGCAAAGATGCTTGGAGAGAAGATCAAGAAGCACAACACTGTGGTTTATCTCATCAATACTGGCTGGTCAGGCGGCCCATACGGCGTAGGAAAACGCGTGAAAATAAAGTATAGTCGTGCTATGGTAACTGCTGCAATAAATGGCTCACTTGATATTGTAAAGTATCGACACGATGATTTCTTTAACCTTGATGTTCCAACCGAATGCCCTGATGTCCCATCTGAGATACTTGATCCAAAACATACTTGGGAGGATAAAGACTCGTATGACCTATCTGCAAAAAAACTTGCATCCATGTTTGTTGATAACTTTAAGAAATTCAAAAATGTCTCACCTGAGATCCTAAACGCAGGTCCAAAGGTATCCTACTGA
- a CDS encoding HAMP domain-containing protein produces MNIRTKILVIFLLTSIPAIGIVGVINYDNAKSKITHDVLEKLDGIASIQEKRVEESIDRNFERLDGITSRTQLRISLEQFNQNGNAEDAEKIQEIIKDAKDSIGDIDTVFIINTSGEVIFSTEESILGKTMSAEKMFVDGYTKNTLTFGTNILDNSPEICISGPLILNGNTIGVLVIKVDPRTILEISSDYTALGDTGETFLAMRDNNGDAMFITSLRFDENAIANRVILKEQIEVPITQALMKNEDTHLSTVDYRGEPVLAATRYIEITDWGLAVKIDKDEAFSTINSIRDMTLISLGVVIIATISGSVFFSKAFTKRIRKLSTAAKEIADGELTTNVTLTGNDEISQLSKDIQTMENTLRENKVKLLNETRFAAIGELASRIAHDLRNPLSVVKNSLELMEYARRDVLSEHEKRQFAMMNRAVERMERQITEVLDFVRNREIKMEEADLLDLLNLSVSSFDIPPDVKLSLPNSGVSIPVDTIQIQAVFSNLIQNALHAVGREGEISINFEKDNDSVRITIQDSGKGIPQESMEKIFEPLFTTKQTGTGLGLASCKNIIEKHGGTISVSNNPTTFTITLPFGIKISEKS; encoded by the coding sequence ATGAATATTAGGACTAAGATCCTAGTAATTTTCCTACTTACTAGCATACCAGCCATAGGCATAGTTGGCGTGATAAATTATGATAATGCTAAGAGCAAAATCACACATGATGTTTTAGAGAAACTTGACGGAATTGCATCGATTCAGGAAAAGAGAGTCGAAGAATCAATTGATCGAAATTTTGAAAGACTAGATGGAATTACGAGTAGAACTCAATTGCGAATTAGTCTAGAACAGTTTAATCAAAATGGAAATGCAGAAGATGCAGAAAAAATTCAAGAGATAATCAAAGATGCAAAAGATTCGATAGGAGATATCGATACTGTTTTTATTATTAATACATCCGGTGAGGTGATCTTTTCGACTGAAGAATCCATTTTGGGAAAAACAATGTCTGCAGAAAAAATGTTTGTTGATGGATATACAAAAAACACTTTGACATTTGGTACTAACATTTTAGATAACTCTCCAGAGATCTGCATTTCGGGTCCTTTAATTTTGAATGGCAATACCATAGGAGTTTTAGTTATCAAAGTTGACCCAAGAACAATACTTGAAATTTCATCAGACTATACTGCATTAGGAGATACGGGTGAGACATTTCTTGCAATGAGAGATAATAACGGAGATGCAATGTTTATCACATCACTACGATTTGATGAAAATGCCATCGCAAACAGAGTTATTCTAAAAGAACAGATCGAAGTACCAATAACCCAAGCATTAATGAAAAATGAGGATACTCATCTATCCACTGTTGATTATCGAGGGGAACCAGTTCTTGCTGCAACAAGATATATCGAGATAACTGATTGGGGTTTGGCTGTAAAGATTGACAAAGATGAAGCATTTTCAACGATTAATAGCATTAGGGACATGACTTTGATCTCACTTGGAGTTGTAATAATAGCAACCATAAGTGGTTCCGTTTTTTTCTCAAAGGCATTTACTAAAAGAATTCGAAAACTCTCTACTGCTGCAAAAGAGATTGCTGATGGAGAGCTTACAACAAATGTAACACTAACGGGGAATGATGAAATCAGTCAATTATCAAAAGATATTCAAACTATGGAAAATACATTACGAGAAAATAAAGTTAAACTTCTCAATGAAACAAGATTTGCTGCAATTGGTGAATTAGCATCCAGAATTGCTCATGATTTGCGAAATCCCCTGAGTGTTGTAAAGAATTCACTTGAATTAATGGAATATGCAAGAAGAGATGTTTTATCTGAGCACGAAAAGAGGCAATTTGCCATGATGAATAGGGCAGTTGAGCGCATGGAAAGGCAGATTACAGAAGTACTGGATTTTGTTAGGAACAGAGAAATCAAAATGGAAGAGGCAGACTTGCTTGATCTACTGAATCTGTCAGTGTCATCATTTGATATTCCACCTGATGTCAAATTGAGTCTTCCAAACTCGGGTGTTTCGATTCCAGTAGATACCATTCAGATTCAAGCTGTATTTTCAAATCTAATTCAAAATGCCTTACACGCAGTAGGACGGGAAGGAGAGATAAGCATTAATTTTGAAAAGGATAACGATAGTGTAAGAATCACCATTCAAGATTCTGGAAAGGGAATTCCACAAGAAAGTATGGAAAAGATATTTGAGCCGCTATTTACTACAAAACAGACAGGCACTGGACTAGGTCTCGCAAGTTGCAAAAACATCATAGAGAAACACGGCGGTACCATATCAGTTAGTAATAACCCAACCACATTCACCATTACATTGCCATTTGGAATCAAGATATCAGAAAAGAGTTAA